In Ensifer canadensis, a genomic segment contains:
- a CDS encoding SGNH/GDSL hydrolase family protein, producing the protein MPWRTATMIIAAAAMLFVGFAASYAEAQQRVQRRNLFQMLFGGLTRERRVIDERYEFPQQPRPRRARQSQTPQRQKAPGQQKAKPAIADAAPVPQPVEKAPDSKKVLVVGDFMAGSLGDGLKTAFEMTPGITIETRASGSSGLVREDYFNWPVTLPSYVGEIKPSVIIISLGANDRQQMQIGSTKEKYRTDLWTEEYRKRVHALAELAHKEKLPVLWVGMPPFQSAAMTADMVTFNGIYREEVEKVGGQFVDIWDGFVDEGGKFVLTGSDINGQQVRLRGADGINLTKAGKRKLAFYVEKDIRRLLGDAAATDKDVPGADGLKDLVVTAPLANEDIVKTQPIGLTDPDLDGAAALLGDAAPNKGTGKSPRDRLVDKGDVAAAPVGRVDDFRLAKPSTVISNPVIRN; encoded by the coding sequence ATGCCCTGGAGGACGGCGACGATGATCATCGCCGCAGCTGCGATGCTGTTCGTCGGCTTTGCCGCAAGTTATGCGGAAGCCCAGCAGAGGGTGCAGCGACGCAATCTCTTCCAGATGCTGTTCGGCGGCCTCACGCGCGAACGCCGCGTAATCGACGAGCGGTACGAGTTTCCGCAACAGCCGCGCCCGAGGCGCGCCCGCCAAAGCCAAACCCCGCAACGACAGAAGGCTCCGGGCCAGCAAAAGGCAAAGCCCGCCATTGCCGATGCGGCGCCGGTGCCGCAGCCGGTTGAAAAGGCGCCGGACTCCAAGAAGGTTCTGGTCGTCGGCGACTTCATGGCCGGCAGCCTCGGCGATGGCCTGAAGACCGCATTCGAGATGACGCCCGGCATCACCATCGAGACGCGCGCAAGCGGCTCGTCCGGGCTGGTGCGCGAGGACTATTTCAACTGGCCGGTGACGCTGCCGAGCTATGTGGGCGAGATCAAGCCTTCCGTCATCATCATCAGCCTCGGCGCCAACGATCGTCAGCAGATGCAGATCGGCAGCACCAAGGAAAAGTACCGCACCGATCTTTGGACCGAGGAATACCGCAAACGTGTCCATGCGCTAGCAGAGTTGGCACACAAGGAAAAACTGCCGGTCCTGTGGGTCGGCATGCCGCCGTTCCAGTCCGCCGCGATGACCGCCGACATGGTGACGTTCAACGGCATCTACCGCGAGGAAGTCGAAAAGGTCGGTGGCCAGTTCGTCGACATTTGGGACGGTTTCGTCGACGAAGGCGGCAAGTTCGTGCTGACCGGCTCCGACATCAACGGCCAGCAGGTTCGATTGCGCGGCGCCGACGGGATCAACCTGACCAAAGCCGGTAAACGCAAGCTCGCCTTCTACGTGGAAAAGGACATTCGCCGCCTGCTCGGGGATGCCGCGGCGACCGACAAGGACGTGCCGGGCGCCGATGGGCTGAAGGACCTTGTGGTTACCGCGCCGCTTGCCAACGAGGACATCGTCAAGACGCAGCCGATCGGCCTCACCGATCCGGATCTCGACGGCGCTGCAGCACTGCTCGGCGATGCCGCACCCAACAAGGGCACAGGCAAGAGCCCGCGCGACCGACTGGTCGACAAGGGGGATGTTGCCGCGGCACCTGTCGGCCGTGTCGACGATTTCCGCCTCGCCAAGCCTAGTACGGTCATCAGCAATCCGGTGATCCGGAACTAA